A stretch of Arthrobacter sp. NEB 688 DNA encodes these proteins:
- a CDS encoding class I SAM-dependent methyltransferase: protein MVPYTHGHAEPVLRSHRWRTAQNSAAHLLPRLRPGLDLLDVGSGPGTVTADLAALVAPGRVTALETDDASLALTAAELGRRGVGADLVVGDVHDLPFPDGSFDVVHAHQVLQHVADPVQALREMRRVCRPGGVVAARDADYAAFAWWPRPAGLDRWLALYREVAHANGGEPDAGRRLLGWALAAGFEAPEVTASTWCFATPEDRAWWGGSWADRITGSRLADQLLRERRCTEGELEAVAADWRRWADAPDGWFTVLHGDLLATP from the coding sequence ATGGTGCCCTACACGCACGGCCACGCCGAGCCCGTCCTGCGCTCGCACCGCTGGCGCACCGCGCAGAACTCGGCCGCCCACCTGCTGCCGCGGCTGCGCCCGGGCCTGGACCTGCTCGACGTCGGGTCCGGGCCGGGCACGGTGACGGCCGACCTCGCCGCCCTCGTGGCGCCCGGGCGGGTGACGGCGCTCGAGACCGACGACGCCTCCCTGGCGCTGACCGCCGCCGAGCTGGGGCGCCGCGGGGTCGGGGCCGACCTCGTCGTCGGCGACGTCCACGACCTGCCCTTCCCCGACGGCTCGTTCGACGTCGTCCACGCCCACCAGGTCCTCCAGCACGTGGCCGACCCTGTGCAGGCGCTGCGCGAGATGCGCCGCGTCTGCCGGCCCGGCGGGGTCGTCGCGGCCCGGGACGCCGACTACGCCGCCTTCGCCTGGTGGCCCCGACCGGCCGGGCTCGACCGGTGGCTCGCGCTCTACCGGGAGGTCGCCCACGCCAACGGCGGCGAGCCGGACGCCGGTCGGCGGCTGCTCGGCTGGGCGCTGGCGGCGGGGTTCGAGGCACCCGAGGTGACGGCCTCGACGTGGTGCTTCGCCACGCCCGAGGACCGCGCCTGGTGGGGCGGCTCGTGGGCGGACCGCATCACCGGGTCACGGCTGGCCGACCAGCTGCTGCGCGAGCGGCGCTGCACCGAGGGTGAGCTCGAGGCCGTCGCGGCGGACTGGCGCCGCTGGGCCGACGCCCCCGACGGCTGGTTCACCGTCCTGCACGGCGACCTCCTCGCGACCCCCTGA
- a CDS encoding glycoside hydrolase family 3 N-terminal domain-containing protein, which translates to MSTSTDTPVVHHPATDDTPAWRDLNGNGVLDPYEDPRLPVDERVEDLLGRLSLEEKAGLMFHTVIEAGADGEVLEEPGAISKSATSDVVLRKHLSHFNVHELRDARQAARWSNALQRLAERTPHGIPVTVSTDPRHAFIENAGVSFAAGSFSQWPEPLGLAALRDPALVRRFADIARQEYTAVGIRQALHPTLDLATEPRWARQAGTFGQDPRLAGDLGVAYLEGFQGGPELGPDTVACVTKHFPGGGPQKDGEDAHFPYGREQVYEGGRFADHLDPFPRAIEAGTAAIMPYYGMPVGLEIDGEPVEQVGFGFNRQVVTGLLRERLGFDGVVLTDWELVNDNHVGDQVLPARAWGVEHLDPAGRMELLLHAGADQFGGEECVEVLLDLVRSGRVAEARVDESARRLLRVKFRLGLFDDPFVDEEAAAGLLGNEEFRAAGFEAQARSVTVLVNEPARGADGDAPTLPLRPGARVYAEGVGADDLVAAGLAVAASPEEADVALVRLQAPFEPRDDLFLEAWFHQGSLDFPPGLVSRLQRVAAQCPLVVDVSLDRPAVLTPLVPVCSALTGTYGSSGAALLAALTGKIPPVGRLPFDVPASMDAVRRHPEDVPGFGDDALFRFGDGLSLGPA; encoded by the coding sequence ATGAGCACCTCCACCGACACCCCCGTCGTCCACCACCCCGCGACCGACGACACCCCGGCCTGGCGCGACCTCAACGGCAACGGCGTCCTCGACCCCTACGAGGACCCGCGCCTCCCGGTCGACGAGCGCGTCGAGGACCTGCTCGGCCGCCTCTCCCTCGAGGAGAAGGCCGGGCTGATGTTCCACACCGTCATCGAGGCCGGCGCGGACGGCGAGGTGCTCGAGGAGCCCGGTGCCATCAGCAAGTCGGCGACGAGCGACGTGGTGCTGCGGAAGCACCTGTCGCACTTCAACGTCCACGAGCTGCGCGACGCGCGGCAGGCGGCCCGGTGGAGCAACGCCCTCCAGCGGCTCGCCGAGCGGACGCCGCACGGCATCCCGGTCACGGTGAGCACCGACCCCCGGCACGCGTTCATCGAGAACGCCGGGGTGTCCTTCGCGGCCGGCTCGTTCTCGCAGTGGCCCGAGCCGCTCGGGCTCGCGGCGCTGCGCGACCCGGCCCTCGTGCGCCGCTTCGCGGACATCGCCCGGCAGGAGTACACCGCCGTCGGCATCCGCCAGGCCCTGCACCCGACGCTGGACCTCGCCACCGAGCCCCGCTGGGCCCGGCAGGCCGGCACCTTCGGGCAGGACCCGCGCCTCGCCGGCGACCTCGGGGTGGCCTACCTCGAGGGCTTCCAGGGCGGTCCGGAGCTCGGGCCCGACACCGTCGCGTGCGTCACCAAGCACTTCCCCGGCGGTGGCCCGCAGAAGGACGGCGAGGACGCGCACTTCCCCTACGGCCGCGAGCAGGTCTACGAGGGAGGGCGGTTCGCCGACCACCTCGACCCGTTCCCCCGCGCGATCGAGGCGGGCACCGCGGCGATCATGCCGTACTACGGGATGCCCGTCGGGCTCGAGATCGATGGAGAGCCGGTCGAGCAGGTCGGCTTCGGCTTCAACCGTCAGGTCGTGACGGGGCTGCTGCGCGAGCGACTCGGTTTCGACGGCGTCGTCCTCACCGACTGGGAGCTCGTCAACGACAACCACGTCGGCGACCAGGTGCTGCCGGCGCGCGCCTGGGGGGTCGAGCACCTCGACCCCGCCGGCCGGATGGAGCTCCTGCTGCACGCCGGCGCCGACCAGTTCGGCGGCGAGGAGTGCGTCGAGGTCCTCCTCGACCTCGTGCGCTCCGGCCGCGTCGCGGAGGCACGGGTCGACGAGTCGGCCCGCCGCCTGCTGCGGGTCAAGTTCCGCCTGGGGCTCTTCGACGACCCGTTCGTCGACGAGGAGGCGGCGGCGGGCCTCCTCGGCAACGAGGAGTTCCGTGCGGCCGGCTTCGAGGCGCAGGCCCGCTCGGTGACGGTGCTCGTCAACGAGCCCGCGCGCGGCGCTGACGGGGACGCCCCGACCCTCCCGCTGCGCCCCGGCGCTCGCGTCTACGCCGAGGGCGTCGGCGCGGACGACCTCGTCGCCGCCGGGCTCGCCGTCGCGGCGTCCCCCGAGGAGGCCGACGTCGCCCTCGTGCGGCTGCAGGCGCCGTTCGAGCCGCGGGACGACCTCTTCCTCGAGGCGTGGTTCCACCAGGGCTCGCTCGACTTCCCGCCCGGCCTCGTCAGCCGGCTCCAGCGCGTCGCGGCGCAGTGCCCGCTCGTCGTCGACGTCTCCCTCGACCGCCCGGCGGTGCTCACCCCGCTGGTCCCCGTCTGCTCCGCGCTGACCGGGACCTACGGCAGCAGCGGCGCCGCGCTCCTCGCCGCCCTGACCGGGAAGATCCCGCCGGTCGGCCGGCTGCCCTTCGACGTCCCCGCGTCGATGGACGCCGTGCGGCGCCACCCCGAGGACGTCCCCGGGTTCGGGGACGACGCCCTCTTCCGGTTCGGCGACGGTCTGTCACTGGGTCCCGCCTGA
- a CDS encoding glucoamylase family protein, giving the protein MTPRPASAPVPASRRQLLVGGAAALGGLVVSGAAAPSAAAVSRSGAPSLVHGPDHHHAWDPHTVRRWASDTWRSLVAMTDERTGLPADNIPESLAAGDRSGYTSPTNIGGYLWSAVVARELGIITPGEATRRVRQTLSTLLRMEHHEPSGMYFNWYDETSGAVLTTWPDSGDPVQPFVSSVDSGWLGAALMVVREAVPGARRDADRLFSRMRWDVFYDPAGPRPGGLMHGGFYVTEPADTSGVTKGNHLGTGDDVWLTNHHYDTAVSETRITSYLGILTGQVPAKHWFASWRTFPATCDWSWHEMQPVGETRTYLGLDVYEGAYTYRGMHVVPGWGGSMFEELMPDVFVPEARWAPRSWGRNHPLHVRAQREHGLLEAKYGYWGFSPSSNPAGGYREYGVDALGLNPDGYCSDQESTNYDPGFGTCREATNPHPTFGDGVVTPHAAFLAMMHEPREAFANLSGIEKDLRAYGRGGFFDAVAVRSGTIARRYLSLDQAMVMGAVGNVLCRDVIRKAFSTRAVEKRLRPVIGIEEFGAGLA; this is encoded by the coding sequence ATGACCCCCCGTCCCGCCTCCGCCCCCGTCCCGGCCTCGCGCCGCCAGCTGCTCGTCGGCGGCGCCGCCGCCCTCGGCGGCCTCGTCGTCAGCGGCGCCGCGGCCCCCAGCGCGGCCGCCGTGTCCCGTTCCGGCGCACCGTCGCTCGTGCACGGCCCCGACCACCACCACGCGTGGGACCCTCACACCGTGCGCCGCTGGGCCTCGGACACCTGGCGCTCCCTCGTCGCGATGACCGACGAGCGCACCGGCCTGCCGGCCGACAACATCCCGGAGTCGCTCGCCGCCGGCGACCGCAGCGGCTACACCTCGCCGACGAACATCGGCGGGTACCTGTGGAGCGCGGTCGTCGCCCGCGAGCTCGGCATCATCACGCCGGGCGAGGCGACCCGGCGCGTGCGGCAGACCCTCTCGACGCTGCTGCGGATGGAGCACCACGAGCCGAGCGGCATGTACTTCAACTGGTACGACGAGACCTCCGGGGCCGTGCTCACGACGTGGCCGGACTCCGGGGACCCGGTGCAGCCGTTCGTCTCCAGCGTCGACAGCGGCTGGCTCGGGGCCGCGCTCATGGTCGTCCGCGAGGCCGTCCCCGGCGCCCGACGCGACGCCGACCGGCTGTTCTCGCGGATGCGCTGGGACGTCTTCTACGACCCGGCCGGCCCGCGCCCCGGCGGCCTCATGCACGGCGGCTTCTACGTCACCGAGCCCGCCGACACCTCGGGTGTCACCAAGGGCAACCACCTCGGCACCGGCGACGACGTCTGGCTGACCAACCACCACTACGACACGGCGGTGTCCGAGACCCGCATCACGAGCTACCTGGGCATCCTCACGGGCCAGGTCCCGGCGAAGCACTGGTTCGCGTCCTGGCGCACCTTTCCGGCCACGTGCGACTGGTCGTGGCACGAGATGCAGCCGGTCGGCGAGACCCGCACCTACCTCGGGCTCGACGTCTACGAGGGCGCCTACACCTACCGCGGGATGCACGTCGTGCCCGGCTGGGGCGGGTCGATGTTCGAGGAGCTCATGCCGGACGTCTTCGTGCCCGAGGCCCGCTGGGCGCCGCGCTCGTGGGGCCGCAACCACCCGCTGCACGTCCGCGCGCAGCGCGAGCACGGCCTGCTCGAGGCGAAGTACGGCTACTGGGGCTTCTCGCCCTCGTCCAACCCGGCCGGCGGCTACCGCGAGTACGGCGTCGACGCGCTCGGCCTCAACCCCGACGGCTACTGCTCCGACCAGGAGAGCACGAACTACGACCCGGGGTTCGGCACCTGTCGCGAGGCGACCAACCCGCACCCGACCTTCGGCGACGGGGTCGTCACGCCGCACGCCGCGTTCCTCGCGATGATGCACGAGCCGCGGGAGGCGTTCGCCAACCTCTCCGGCATCGAGAAGGACCTGCGGGCCTACGGCCGCGGCGGGTTCTTCGACGCGGTCGCGGTGCGCTCGGGCACGATCGCCCGCCGCTACCTCTCGCTCGACCAGGCGATGGTCATGGGCGCGGTCGGCAACGTCCTGTGTCGCGACGTCATCCGGAAGGCGTTCTCCACGAGGGCGGTCGAGAAGCGCCTGCGCCCCGTCATCGGGATCGAGGAGTTCGGGGCGGGTCTCGCATGA
- a CDS encoding carbohydrate ABC transporter permease: protein MLTAKRTTWWLYGVLTVALVAVIAPFVWMVLGSFKSEGELRQSPPTWWPQSASLDNYTQLFSRLDFGGYFTNSVVVAVVVTVGNLLFCSMLGYALAMLEFRGKRALFVLVMTTLMIPGVVTFVPLFVLVANAGLVDTLPGLFLPFLVSPFGVFLMRQFILGLPKDLIDAGRVDGAGELRIFARIILPLCGPALATLGILTFLGSWNNFLWPLVVAQTEDTYTLPVALALYSTGQNSTQYGLLLAGATVVVLPVLVVFMVFQRRFIEGIATTGIK, encoded by the coding sequence ATGCTCACCGCCAAGCGCACCACCTGGTGGCTCTACGGGGTCCTCACCGTGGCCCTCGTGGCCGTCATCGCCCCGTTCGTGTGGATGGTCCTCGGCTCGTTCAAGTCCGAGGGCGAGCTGCGCCAGTCGCCGCCGACCTGGTGGCCGCAGAGCGCGTCGCTCGACAACTACACGCAGCTGTTCAGCCGGCTCGACTTCGGTGGCTACTTCACCAACTCGGTCGTCGTCGCCGTCGTGGTCACGGTCGGCAACCTGCTCTTCTGCTCGATGCTCGGCTACGCCTTGGCGATGCTCGAGTTCCGCGGCAAGAGAGCGCTGTTCGTCCTCGTCATGACGACGCTGATGATCCCGGGCGTCGTCACCTTCGTGCCGCTGTTCGTGCTCGTCGCGAACGCCGGGCTCGTCGACACCCTCCCCGGGCTGTTCCTGCCGTTCCTCGTCAGCCCGTTCGGCGTCTTCCTCATGCGGCAGTTCATCCTCGGGCTGCCCAAGGACCTCATCGACGCCGGGCGCGTCGACGGCGCCGGCGAGCTGCGGATCTTCGCGCGCATCATCCTGCCCCTGTGCGGGCCGGCCCTCGCGACGCTCGGCATCCTCACCTTCCTCGGCAGCTGGAACAACTTCCTCTGGCCGCTCGTCGTGGCGCAGACCGAGGACACCTACACGCTGCCCGTCGCCCTCGCGCTCTACAGCACCGGCCAGAACAGCACCCAGTACGGGCTGCTGCTCGCGGGCGCCACCGTCGTCGTCCTCCCGGTGCTGGTCGTCTTCATGGTCTTCCAGCGCCGGTTCATCGAGGGCATCGCGACCACCGGCATCAAGTGA
- a CDS encoding sugar ABC transporter permease — MTTTTAPPAPAGESTAPGGGRRTRAAARREGRAAWILALPFSLLFLAFTAWPVLQSLFMSITDTRSRDLRTPFAVDVTGFENYAKALSDPLFLQSMRNTAYFVLVGVPLTLTVALAAAVALDRGIHRLRSVFRLGFYTPVITSIVAVAVVWRFLLQTDAGLVNTVLGWVGIDGPNWLGDPTWSMPSLILMATWRNFGTGMIIFLAGLQAVPWHLHEAAAIDGASAWQRFRHITLPLMRPTILFVSVTTGIGYLQFFEEPFVMTNGGPLNSTISMSMYTYKQFGFGNYGYAAAISYIIFVLVAVVTAIQFRLLREER, encoded by the coding sequence ATGACCACGACGACCGCCCCGCCGGCCCCCGCCGGCGAGTCCACCGCCCCGGGCGGCGGCCGGCGCACCCGCGCCGCCGCCCGGCGCGAGGGGCGGGCCGCGTGGATCCTCGCCCTCCCGTTCAGCCTGCTCTTCCTCGCGTTCACCGCGTGGCCGGTGCTCCAGTCGCTCTTCATGAGCATCACGGACACCCGCTCGCGCGACCTGCGCACCCCGTTCGCCGTCGACGTCACGGGGTTCGAGAACTACGCCAAGGCGCTCTCGGACCCGCTCTTCCTCCAGTCGATGCGCAACACCGCGTACTTCGTCCTCGTCGGGGTGCCGCTGACCCTGACCGTCGCCCTCGCCGCGGCCGTCGCGCTCGACCGCGGCATCCACCGGCTGCGCTCGGTCTTCCGGCTCGGTTTCTACACACCGGTCATCACCTCGATCGTCGCCGTCGCCGTCGTCTGGCGCTTCCTGCTGCAGACCGACGCCGGGCTCGTCAACACCGTGCTCGGCTGGGTCGGCATCGACGGCCCGAACTGGCTCGGCGACCCCACCTGGTCGATGCCCTCGCTCATCCTCATGGCGACCTGGCGCAACTTCGGCACCGGGATGATCATCTTCCTCGCCGGGCTCCAGGCCGTGCCGTGGCACCTGCACGAGGCCGCCGCCATCGACGGCGCGTCGGCGTGGCAGCGCTTCCGGCACATCACGCTGCCGCTGATGCGCCCGACGATCCTCTTCGTCTCGGTGACCACCGGCATCGGCTACCTGCAGTTCTTCGAGGAGCCCTTCGTCATGACCAACGGCGGCCCGCTGAACTCGACGATCTCGATGTCGATGTACACGTACAAGCAGTTCGGGTTCGGCAACTACGGCTACGCGGCGGCGATCAGCTACATCATCTTCGTCCTCGTCGCGGTCGTCACCGCGATCCAGTTCCGCCTCCTGCGAGAGGAGCGCTGA
- a CDS encoding sugar ABC transporter substrate-binding protein → MRRRPTTALVIVATAALAVSACGRNESGAGAATTGTDVTSGQATGTITVWAMGAEGEKLPELAKDFEAQNPGAKVDVTAIPWDAAHDKFTTAITANSTPDAAMVGTTWMGEFAGLGALDPLPGNIDSAGFFPGAQETTKVGGTSYGIPWYVETRLVYYRTDLAKKAGYTEAPTTWEGLKEMAKAMQDKAGAKWGIGLQAGGTGSWQTVMPFAWGEGAALDADGRYSFDTPQLLKAVQYYQSFFTDGISDKAAPAQPTTEPDFVSGKVPMFISGPWMMSAVEKVGGEGFKDKYAVAKIPAGSAGSSSFVGGSDFVVFKNSKQRDTAWKFVQFLADPKTQAKWYGMSTDLPSVQSAWDDSALSGDDKLAVFGDQLTTAKAPPSFPTWEQVVASFDSELEKVTKTGADPAAALKTVQQQADSIGTGQ, encoded by the coding sequence ATGAGACGACGCCCGACGACCGCCCTGGTCATCGTCGCCACCGCGGCGCTGGCCGTCAGCGCCTGCGGCCGCAACGAGAGCGGAGCCGGCGCCGCCACGACCGGCACCGACGTCACCTCCGGCCAGGCCACCGGCACCATCACCGTCTGGGCGATGGGCGCCGAGGGCGAGAAGCTGCCGGAGCTCGCCAAGGACTTCGAGGCCCAGAACCCCGGCGCGAAGGTCGACGTCACCGCCATCCCCTGGGACGCGGCGCACGACAAGTTCACGACCGCCATCACCGCGAACAGCACCCCGGACGCCGCGATGGTCGGCACGACGTGGATGGGCGAGTTCGCCGGCCTCGGCGCGCTCGACCCGCTGCCCGGCAACATCGACTCCGCGGGCTTCTTCCCCGGCGCCCAGGAGACGACGAAGGTCGGCGGCACGAGCTACGGCATCCCCTGGTACGTCGAGACCCGCCTCGTCTACTACCGCACCGACCTCGCGAAGAAGGCCGGGTACACCGAGGCCCCCACGACCTGGGAGGGCCTCAAGGAGATGGCGAAGGCCATGCAGGACAAGGCCGGCGCCAAGTGGGGCATCGGCCTCCAGGCCGGCGGAACCGGCTCCTGGCAGACGGTCATGCCGTTCGCCTGGGGCGAGGGCGCCGCGCTCGACGCCGACGGCAGGTACAGCTTCGACACCCCGCAGCTGCTCAAGGCCGTGCAGTACTACCAGTCCTTCTTCACCGACGGCATCTCCGACAAGGCCGCCCCGGCGCAGCCGACGACCGAGCCGGACTTCGTCAGCGGCAAGGTGCCGATGTTCATCTCCGGCCCGTGGATGATGTCCGCGGTCGAGAAGGTCGGCGGCGAGGGGTTCAAGGACAAGTACGCCGTCGCGAAGATCCCCGCGGGCAGCGCCGGCTCCTCGTCGTTCGTCGGCGGCTCGGACTTCGTCGTCTTCAAGAACAGCAAGCAGCGCGACACCGCGTGGAAGTTCGTCCAGTTCCTCGCCGACCCCAAGACCCAGGCCAAGTGGTACGGGATGTCCACCGACCTCCCCTCCGTCCAGTCCGCGTGGGACGACTCGGCCCTCTCGGGCGACGACAAGCTCGCCGTCTTCGGCGACCAGCTGACGACCGCCAAGGCGCCGCCGTCGTTCCCGACGTGGGAGCAGGTCGTCGCGTCCTTCGACTCCGAGCTCGAGAAGGTGACCAAGACCGGCGCCGACCCGGCCGCGGCGCTCAAGACGGTGCAGCAGCAGGCCGACTCCATCGGCACCGGTCAGTGA
- a CDS encoding LacI family DNA-binding transcriptional regulator encodes MSRSTSTPEHAGTTIYSVAEAAGVSIATVSRVIQGSTAVAERTRAKVLDAIDRLDYVPLAAARSLAVRHHEAVGLVLPELHGPYFSELLMGFEQAAAELELSVVLALVEPDRPLDAPRFTRLTAGVDGVAVLGGIIPDDVLERAARQKPVLVVAGGATTGFERLAAENVASSHELTTHLLDRHGRTRPVFAGDPGVAPDVRQRFEGYATALLERGLEVPAPLGGGLRESDGAAAAERILAGEVTADAVVCANDEVALALTTRLAAGGVRVPDDLAVTGWDDVMAARYVRPGLTTVRQPVRELGGLAARRLHERITGAEPGDPGLLATRVVLRGSCGCPEPSPTVP; translated from the coding sequence GTGAGTCGCAGCACGAGCACGCCGGAGCACGCGGGCACGACGATCTACTCGGTCGCCGAGGCCGCGGGCGTCTCCATCGCCACCGTCTCCCGCGTCATCCAGGGCAGCACGGCCGTCGCCGAGCGCACCCGCGCCAAGGTCCTCGACGCCATCGACCGGCTCGACTACGTGCCGCTCGCCGCCGCGCGCTCGCTCGCCGTGCGCCACCACGAGGCCGTCGGCCTCGTCCTGCCCGAGCTGCACGGCCCCTACTTCTCCGAGCTGCTCATGGGCTTCGAGCAGGCCGCCGCCGAGCTCGAGCTCAGCGTCGTGCTCGCCCTCGTCGAGCCCGACCGTCCCCTCGACGCCCCGCGCTTCACCCGGCTCACGGCCGGGGTCGACGGCGTGGCCGTGCTCGGCGGGATCATCCCCGACGACGTCCTCGAGCGGGCCGCCCGCCAGAAGCCGGTCCTCGTCGTCGCCGGCGGCGCCACGACCGGCTTCGAGCGCCTCGCCGCCGAGAACGTCGCCAGCTCGCACGAGCTGACCACCCACCTGCTCGACCGGCACGGCCGCACCCGTCCGGTCTTCGCGGGCGACCCCGGCGTCGCCCCCGACGTCCGCCAGCGCTTCGAGGGCTACGCCACCGCCCTGCTCGAGCGCGGCCTCGAGGTCCCCGCGCCCCTCGGCGGGGGGCTGCGCGAGAGCGACGGCGCCGCCGCCGCCGAGCGCATCCTCGCCGGCGAGGTCACCGCCGACGCCGTCGTCTGCGCCAACGACGAGGTCGCCCTCGCGCTGACCACCCGTCTCGCCGCGGGCGGCGTCCGGGTCCCCGACGACCTCGCCGTCACCGGCTGGGACGACGTCATGGCCGCGCGCTACGTCCGCCCCGGCCTCACGACCGTCCGCCAGCCGGTCCGCGAGCTCGGCGGGCTCGCCGCCCGGCGCCTCCACGAGCGCATCACCGGCGCCGAGCCGGGCGACCCCGGCCTGCTCGCCACCCGCGTCGTCCTGCGCGGGTCGTGCGGATGCCCCGAACCGTCGCCGACGGTCCCCTGA
- a CDS encoding SRPBCC family protein, which yields MGTPYVVTRSTTTDASPAAVHALLEDFHAWPRWSPWEDLDPQMRRTYTGAERGPGARYAWEGNRKAGRGTMEVVGSTPGQVDVDLAFEKPFPSRSRVEFVLTPQPGGGTGVEWRMRGELSPVMRVFSLVKSMDSLVGPDMERGLARLRTAAASAS from the coding sequence ATGGGCACCCCGTACGTCGTCACCCGCTCGACCACGACCGACGCCTCCCCGGCGGCCGTCCACGCTCTGCTCGAGGACTTCCACGCCTGGCCGCGGTGGTCCCCGTGGGAGGACCTCGACCCGCAGATGCGCCGCACCTACACGGGTGCCGAGCGGGGTCCGGGCGCCCGCTACGCGTGGGAGGGCAACCGGAAGGCGGGCCGCGGCACGATGGAGGTCGTCGGGTCCACCCCCGGGCAGGTCGACGTCGACCTCGCCTTCGAGAAGCCGTTCCCGTCGCGCTCGCGGGTCGAGTTCGTCCTCACCCCGCAGCCCGGTGGCGGGACGGGCGTGGAGTGGCGGATGCGCGGCGAGCTGTCGCCGGTCATGCGGGTCTTCTCGCTCGTGAAGTCGATGGACTCCCTCGTCGGCCCGGACATGGAGCGCGGCCTGGCCCGGCTGCGCACGGCCGCCGCGTCGGCGTCCTGA
- a CDS encoding Pr6Pr family membrane protein, which translates to MVDVPAPGTSRAARSAFALNAGVAWLGLALTLVISGAGGYAESVPPRGLYGLHPDGLAGVVSRLADTLSYFTIWSNVVVAVSATLLARRPMRAAFLDRVIRLDALLMITVTAIVYQVLLAPTADVVGWSRLTDPILHVVTPALTVLVWLVAGPRGWVTGRLVPFALVVPLAWVAWMLARGAVVGAYPYDFTNVVELGYPSVAGTLVAILVFGLVVASVFWGLDALLTRPGRRRA; encoded by the coding sequence GTGGTCGACGTCCCCGCCCCCGGCACCTCCCGCGCGGCGCGGTCCGCGTTCGCCCTCAACGCCGGCGTCGCGTGGCTCGGCCTCGCGCTGACGCTCGTCATCTCCGGGGCCGGCGGCTACGCGGAGTCGGTGCCGCCGCGCGGGCTCTACGGCCTGCACCCCGACGGCCTCGCCGGCGTGGTGTCCCGCCTGGCCGACACGCTCAGCTACTTCACGATCTGGTCGAACGTCGTCGTCGCCGTCTCCGCGACCCTGCTCGCCCGGCGCCCGATGCGAGCCGCGTTCCTGGACAGGGTGATCCGGCTCGACGCCCTCCTGATGATCACCGTGACCGCCATCGTGTACCAGGTGCTCCTCGCCCCCACCGCCGACGTCGTGGGCTGGTCGCGGCTGACCGACCCGATCCTCCACGTCGTGACGCCGGCGCTCACCGTCCTCGTGTGGCTCGTGGCCGGGCCGCGCGGGTGGGTGACCGGGCGGCTCGTCCCGTTCGCGCTCGTCGTCCCCCTCGCCTGGGTGGCGTGGATGCTCGCCCGCGGCGCCGTGGTCGGTGCCTACCCCTACGACTTCACCAACGTCGTCGAGCTCGGGTACCCGTCCGTCGCAGGCACCCTCGTGGCCATCCTCGTCTTCGGGCTCGTCGTGGCCAGCGTGTTCTGGGGGCTCGACGCCCTGCTCACGCGCCCGGGGCGCCGGCGCGCCTGA